The sequence below is a genomic window from Mycobacterium spongiae.
CGCGATGGCACCGAGATCGCTGGCGCTGAAGCCCTGCAGTGAGCCCATCAACTTGCCGATGGGCGTCCGCGCTCCAGCAACGATCACCGACGTCGTCATGCCTACCTCCTAAGACCGCAGAAACGGTCGATCCGTCAACCTGGAGAAGCAGATTCTTTCCCGTCAGGTTACCGTTGTGTTATGACGACCGATCAAGTTGACGCCCGTCGCGTGCTGGCCACCTCGATGGTTACTGGGCTCGACCACGTCGGCATTGCCGTCACCGACCTGGACGCGGCGATCGAGTGGTACTACGACCACCTCGGCATGATCCTGGTGCATGAGGAAGTCAACGACGACCAGGGAATCCGCGAGGCGATGCTGGCGGTCCCAGGCTCTACGGCACAGATCCAATTGATGGCCCCTGTCGACGAGTCGTCGGTCATAGCGAAGTTCCTCGAAAAACGGGGACCGGGTATCCAACAGTTGGCGTGCCGAGTCAGCGACCTCGACTCCTTGAGCCAACGACTGCGCGGGCAAGGCGTCCGACTGGTGTACGACGCGGCCCGACGCGGCACGGCCAACTCGCGGATCAACTTCATCCACCCGAAGGACGCTGGCGGAGTCCTGATCGAGTTGGTCGAACCGGCGTCCTGACACCGGGTCTCCGCACTCGTTCTAGGACCATTTTCGGGTCGGACCGCGGCTAGCGCGGCTGGCCCAGCACGGCGTGTGCCAATGGCGTCGCTCATCAGCTCCCGATTGCGGTGAGTCAGTGGGCCAAACCACAACATGGCTAGTGCCGGAACGGATTTCGTGATCACACCCGGGACAGCGATATGTCTTCAGCGCCCGGGCCGCGGCAATGGGGCGCACTTCATACTGATACCCATCGGGTCCTGTTTCCACCCGCGCAAGCACCGGCGATAGTGCTGCCGGCTGCTCCCCACGTGGCGGTTTGCGTCCCGGTTTGCGAGGCCGCGCCATCGGCCCAGTTTAGTCGCGCGCTTCAGAACAGCCGGTACTCGTCGCTGTCCAACCCGCGCATCTGATCGTAATCCAGGGTCACACAACGGATGCCGCGATCAGTAGCCAGCGTGCGAGCCTGCGGCTTGATCTGCTGCGCGGCGAACACCCCGGTGACCGGTGCGAGAAGACTGTCGCGGTTGAGCAGTTCCAGATAACGAGTGAGCTGCTCCACACCGTCAATCTCGCCGCGCCGCTTGATCTCGACTGCCACTGATCCACCCCGCTCATCGCGGCATAGCAAGTCAACCGGCCCGATCGCGGTCATGTACTCCCGGCGGACCAGCGTGTATCCGTCACCCAGCAGTTGGACGTGCTCGGCGAGCAACGCCTGCAGGTGGGCCTCGACACCGTCTTTGACCAGGCCTGGGTCCACCCCCAGCTCGTGGCTGGAATCGTGCTCGATCTCTTCGACGGTGATGCGCAACTGTTCGCCCGCCTTGTTCTCGACCACCCACACCGGAGATTCACCCGCGTTTTCCTCGGTCAACCAACAAGGCGGACTCATCCAGTTCAGCGGCTTGTAGGCGCGGTCATCGGCATGCACACTGACCGACCCATCGGCCTTGAACAGCAACAACCTGCGGGCCGACGGGAGATGCGCGGTGAGCCGACCGACGTAGTCGACCGTGCATTGGGCGATGACAAGTCGCACCCGACTCACCTTAGAGCGTCACCCTCGAATTAGGCTGAACCAACATGTCCAAGACGGTGCCGCAGCGTCTGGGCGGGCTGCTGGAGACGCTGACCGGTCAGAGCGGCAGGTTGTCAGAGACCCCCGTTGTACGGCTCGTGGCTGCTTGGCGGGATATCCGAAAGCCAACGTCGTCGGCGAATACGCATCCAACTGCTACTGACCGCAGTCATCGGAATAACAAATTTGATCGGAATCGGCGCCGTCTTGCTCGTCGTGACGGTCGCGATTCCCCTTCGGATCGCGATCGTTAACCTCACCCTGTGGTGTTCGGGGGCAGTGTTGGCGACGACGCTGTGCGGGATGGTCAAGTCGCTATTCATCCCGCGATTCTTCTTCGCGGTGACCATTTTCGGGGTCATGGTCACCACCGGCAGCTATCTGCTGACCGAGTTCGCCCTGCGCCCAGCGGCGGCCCAGGCGCTCGAGGTAGGTTCCCCGCCACGGCACTTGGCACCAGGCATCATGGGCCGAACCATGCTGGTATAGCAGCTGGGATCGGGTGGCCCCATCGTCGGCATCGCGCTGATGGCGATCTTCGAGATCGTGTGGGGAGGTCTGACTAAGGTTCAATTCGCGACCGGAGTGCTCGTTGTGTCGACGGCGGCGCTGGCCTTCGGGTTCCTCATCAACTGGATCATGGCCTGGCTCAGCGCGACACCGGTCCGGGTCGTGAGCTGCAGCGTGGGTTCAATTCGATGGTCACCGGCGAAGAACGCTACGTTGCAGTCGTTTTCGTCGATATCGTCGGCGCGACACACCTGGTGAACAGCCAACCTCCGAAAGACGTCGGCACACTGCTCAACAGTTCTTCGCGATAGCCGTCGACGAGGTCGACCGCCACCGCGGACTAGTCAACAAATTCCGGGGCGACGCAGCACTGGCCACCTTCGGCGCACCAAATCACACGAGGCGCTGGCCGCCGCTCGCGCCATCGCTGCCCGGCTGACGAATACAATGCCCAACCTCAAGGCCGGTATCGGCGTCGCAGCCGGGCCAGCAGTCGCCGGAAATGTCGGCGCCAGCGAGCGGTTCGAATACACCGTTATCGGTGAATCCGTCAACGAAGCGGCGCGCTTGCGCGAACTGGCCAAAGCTCACCCCAAGCGATTGCTGGCATCGGCGAGCGCACATGACGGCGCAAGCGAAAACGAGCGTCCGCATTGGTCTTTCGGCGACACTGTCACGCTACGCGGATACGATCAATCTACCCGGCTGGCCATTCCCTCCTAGAAAAGCGACGGCGACCGCCGCCCGCCAGGTTGCACTAGATCCATGGGAGTGGCCGTGCGGGAGAAGGTAGACACAAGGCGAGGACACCTCGTATTCGAACGCGTACCCAGCGGCCAACAGGATGCATTCAACACACGCAAAATCGTGACCCACAAATTGGTACGGGCAATCTAGGCTGGCCCACGATGTCCAAGACAGCGGCGCGCCGGCGGGCGCGGGTCCCAAAGAAGTTGGCCCCGCACAGCGACGGATTGCCAGAGACCCCCGCCTTCGGATCCTGGCTGCTTGGGCGGGTGTCGGAAAGCCAGCGTCACCGGCGTATACGTATCCAGGTCATGTTGACCCTCGCCATGGTGTTGGCGAACATGATCGGCATTGGCGCTGTCGTGCTGTTGCTCACCATCGCCATTCCGACGCCGAGCGTGTTTACCGACGCGCCGCTGTGGGTAACCTGGGTGATCACACCCGCCTACGCGATCCTCGCGTTGACCATGGGCATCTACTGGATTACCCGACAGATCCTCGTGACGCTGAGCTGGGCCATTGCGGAGCGCGAACCCAGCAGTGACGAGGCGCGCAACACCTTCCTTGCCCCGCTGCGGGTCGCGGTTTTCCACCTCATCGCGTGGGGTTTCGGGGCGCTGCTGCTTGCGGGCGTCTATGGGCTGGTCAACATTTCGTTCATCCCGCAATTCTTCTTCTCGATCAGCACGCTAGGCATTGTGGTCGCGATCAGCTGCTATCTCATCACCGAGTTCGCATTGCGCCCGGTAGCCGCCCAGGCGCTCGTGGCAGGAACACCGCCGCAACGCTGGGTGCAGGGCCTCTTTGGCCGATCAATGCTGGGGTGGCTGCTCGGAGCGGGTATGCCCCTCTCCGGTCTCGCCTTGATGTCGACATTTGAGATCACGCGCGGGACGCTGACCAAGGTCCAGTACGCGATCGGAGTAGTGACCCTGTCGACGATGGGGCTGTTCTTCGGATTCCTCTTGACGGCGTTGCAGGCATGGCTGACGACGACACCTATACGTGTTGTGCGGGTCGCGCTCAAGCGCGTCGAGCAGGGTGATCTACAGGCCAACCTGGTCGTGTTCGACGGCACCGAAATCGGTGAGCTGCAACGTGGGTTCAACTCGATGGTCACCGGCTTACGTGAACGCGAACGCGTGCGCGACCTGTTCGGCCGCCACGTCGGGCGCGACGTCGCCGCCGCCGCCGAACGAGAACGCCCGCAGCTCGGCGGCGAAGAGCGCCACGTCGCAGTCGTTTTCGTCGACATCGTCGGCTCGACACACCTGGTGACCAGCCAACCTCCGAAAGACGTCGTGATACTGCTCAACCAGTTCTTCGCGATAGCCGTCGACGAGGTCGACCGCCACCACGGACTGGTCAACAAGTTCCAGGGCGACGCAGCGCTGGCCATCTTCGGCGCCCCAAATCACCTCGAATGCCCCGAAGACGAGGCGCTGGCCGCCGCTCGCGCCATCGCCGACCGGCTGACGAAGACAATGTCAAACCTCGAGGCCGGTATCGGCGTCGCAGCCGGGCCAGCAGTCGCGGGAAATGTCGGCGCCAACGAGCGGTTCGAATACACCGTTATCGGCGAACCCGTCAACGAAGCGGCACGCTTGTGCGAACTGGCCAAAGCTCAACCCAAGCGATTGCTGGCATCGGCGAGCGCACTTGACGGCGCAAGCGAAAACGAATGTGCTCATTGGTCTTTCGGTGACACCGTCACGCTACGCGGATACGACCAGCCAACTCGGCTGGCCATTCCCTCCTAGAACAGCGACGGCGACCGCCGCCCGCCAGGTTGCACCAGATCCATGGGAGTGGCCCCAAGGGAAGCTTCGTGGGCTTGACTACCCAACCCGGCTGGCGCGGCCACCACGGCGTCCACGTCAGGGCAGTAGCACCCCGGGCCAACTTAGATGTCGCTTTTCCGCTAGTACTGCTGTCGAGCGGGTGTCATTCTCGAAGGGTGCACGAAGACTTCGAACGCTGCTACCGGGCGGTCCAGGCCAAGGACGCCCGTTTCGACGGCTGGTTCGTGACGGCGGTGCTGACCACCGGAATCTATTGTCGGCCCAGTTGCCCTGTCCGGCCGCCCTTCGCCCGCAACGTTCGCTTCCTCCCGACTGCCGCGGCCGCTCAGCGGGAAGGGTTCCGCGCCTGCAAACGGTGCCGTCCCGACGCATCGCCAGGTTCTCCCGAATGGAATGTGCGTGGTGACGTGGTGGCGCGGGCGATGCGGCTGATCGCCGACGGAACCGTGGACCGCGAGGGGGTCGCCGGCCTTGCCGCCCACCTCGGCTACACGACCCGTCAGCTGGAACGCTTGTTGCAGTCCGAGGTCGGCGCCGGGCCGCTTGCGCTGGCGCGTGCGCAACGCATGCAGACCGCGCGGGTGCTCATCGAGACGACAGACCTGCCATTCGGCGATGTCGCTTTCGCCGCAGGGTTTTCCAGCATCCGCCAGTTCAACGACACCGTGCGACTCATGAGCGACAGCACGCCAACAGAGCTCCGCAGACGCGCAGCAACCCGATTCGGATCCTCCAAGCCCACGGGCACTTCCCCCGGAACGGTGTCCTTGCGACTAGCGGTGCGGACGCCATTCGCGTATGAAGGCGTTTTTGGCCATCTGGCCGCCACCGCGGTGCCAGGTTGCGAGGCGGTGCGCGATGGCGCGTTCCGTCGCACACTGCGGCTCCCGTCCGGCAACGGACTCGTTTCCCTGACACCCGCACCGGATCATGTGCGGTGCCTGTTGGTACTCGACGATTTCCGCGATCTGGCCACAGCGACCGCGCGCTGCCGCCGGCTCCTGGACCTCGATGCAGATCCCGAAGCGATCGTCGAGGCACTCGGCGCCGATCCGGACCTGAGCGCAGTGGTGGCCAAGGCTCCCGGACAACGCATTCCCCGCACCGTAGACGAGGCCGAGCTCGCCGTGCGGGCGGTGTTGGGCCAGCAGGTATCCACCAAGGCCGCACGAACGCATGCGGGCAAACTGGTGGCCGCCTATGGCAGTCCCGTCCACGATGCCGATGGCACGCTGACCCACACCTTCCCGTCCGTTGAGCAGCTTGCTGAGGTCGATCCCCTGCACCTGGCCGTCCCCACAGCACGACAACGGACGCTCAAGGCGCTGATCGCCGGCCTCGCGGACGGCAGTGTCCGGGTTGACGCCGGGTGCGACTGGGGACGCGCACGCACCCAGCTGTTGGAATTGCCGGGTGTCGGGCCCTGGACCGCCGAGGTCATCGCCATGCGCGGGCTCGGCGACCCGGACGCCTTTCCCGCCAGCGACCTCGGTCTCAGGCTCGCCGCCACGCAACTTGGCCTACCTCGACAACCAGGCAGGCTCACCAAGCACAGCGTCCGCTGGCGTCCCTGGCGCTCCTATGCCACCCAACACCTGTGGACCACTCTGGAACATCCGGTCAATCAATGGCCCCCCAAGGAGCCACTCAAGGAGATGACATGATTCGCTACTGCACCATCGACAGCCCAATAGGTCCGTTGACGCTGGCCGGACGAGGGTCGACATTGACAAACCTACGAATGGTCGACCAGACCTACGAACCAGATCGCACCGACTGGACACTTGATCACACCGCGTTCGCGGACGCCGCCGACCAACTGAACGCCTATTTCTCCGGCGAACTCCAGGAATTCGATATCGAGCTCGACCTACAAGGGACCGAATTCCAACAGCGGGTCTGGAAAGCGCTACTGACAATTCCCTACGGTGAAACTCGGTCCTACGGCGACATCGCGGACCAAATCGGCAGCCCCGGCGCCGCACGCGCCGTCGGATTGGCTAACGGCCACAACCCCATCTCCATTATTGTCCCGTGCCATCGCGTCATCGGCGCGAGCGGAAAGCTCACCGGCTATGGCGGCGGCCTCGACCGAAAACACGCCCTGCTTGAATTGGAGAAACACCGCGGATCTATCAATTTGACGCTGTTTGGGTAGCGGATTGAGGATGGCCCGCCCGATCAATGCAAAAACACCCCCGGTAGCCCGGGGGTGTTTTTGTGTATGTTCGGCGGTGACCTACTTTTCCGCCCGAAAGGGCAGTATCATCGGCGCAGACAGGCTTAGCTTCCGGGTTCGGAATGGGACCGGGCGTTTCCCTGTCGCTGTGGCCGCCGTAACTCTATTTAATTACCCTATTTTCTGGTTGTTCTGGTGGGGGATGTGGTGTTCCACGACCAATAAGATCGCGGGTCGGAATATGTGGTTGCGATGTGTGTTAGTAAGTTTTCGGCCGGTTAGTGCCAGTTCCCTGCACCCATTACTGGGCTTCCAGGTCTGACCTATCAATCCCGTGTTCTGCGGGGGGCCTTATCCCACCAAGTGGGTGAGAAACCTGATCTTGGAGAAGGTTTCCCGCTTAGATGCTTTCAGCGGTTATCCTATCCGAACGTGGCTATCCAGCGGTGCCCCTGGTGGGACAACTGGTGGACCAGAGGTTCGTCCGTCCCGGTCCTCTCGTACTAGGGACAGGTTTCCTCAAGTTTCTGACGCGCGCGGCGGATAGAGACCGAACTGTCTCACGACGTTCTAAACCCAGCTCGCGTGCCGCTTTAATGGGCGAACAGCCCAACCCTTGGGACCTGCTCCAGCCCCAGGATGCGACGAGCCGACATCGAGGTGCCAAACCATCCCGTCGATATGGACTCTTGGGGAAGATCAGCCTGTTATCCCCGGGGTACCTTTTATCCGTTGAGCGACACCCCTTCCACTCGGGGGTGCCGGATCACTAATCCCGACTTTCGTCCCTGCTTGACTTGTAGGTCTCGCAGTCAAGCTCCCTTGTGCATTTACACTCGCCACCTGATTGCCGTCCAGGTTGAGGGAACCTTTGGGCGCCTCCGTTACATTTTGGGAGGCAACCGCCCCAGTTAAACTACCCACCAGGCACTGTCCCTGAACCGGATATACGGTTCGAGGTTAGAGGCCCAATACGATCAGAGTGGTATTTCAACAACGACTCCGCCCCAACTAGCGTTGGAGTTTCACAGTCTCCCACCTATCCTACACAAACCGTACCGAACATCAATACCAAGTTGTAGTGAAGGTCCCGGGGTCTTTTCGTCCTGCCGCGCGTAACGAGCATCTTTACTCGTAGTGCAATTTCGCCGAGTCTATGGTTGAGACAGTTGAGAAGTCGTTA
It includes:
- the mce gene encoding methylmalonyl-CoA epimerase; this encodes MTTDQVDARRVLATSMVTGLDHVGIAVTDLDAAIEWYYDHLGMILVHEEVNDDQGIREAMLAVPGSTAQIQLMAPVDESSVIAKFLEKRGPGIQQLACRVSDLDSLSQRLRGQGVRLVYDAARRGTANSRINFIHPKDAGGVLIELVEPAS
- the nucS gene encoding endonuclease NucS is translated as MRLVIAQCTVDYVGRLTAHLPSARRLLLFKADGSVSVHADDRAYKPLNWMSPPCWLTEENAGESPVWVVENKAGEQLRITVEEIEHDSSHELGVDPGLVKDGVEAHLQALLAEHVQLLGDGYTLVRREYMTAIGPVDLLCRDERGGSVAVEIKRRGEIDGVEQLTRYLELLNRDSLLAPVTGVFAAQQIKPQARTLATDRGIRCVTLDYDQMRGLDSDEYRLF
- a CDS encoding adenylate/guanylate cyclase domain-containing protein, with translation MSKTAARRRARVPKKLAPHSDGLPETPAFGSWLLGRVSESQRHRRIRIQVMLTLAMVLANMIGIGAVVLLLTIAIPTPSVFTDAPLWVTWVITPAYAILALTMGIYWITRQILVTLSWAIAEREPSSDEARNTFLAPLRVAVFHLIAWGFGALLLAGVYGLVNISFIPQFFFSISTLGIVVAISCYLITEFALRPVAAQALVAGTPPQRWVQGLFGRSMLGWLLGAGMPLSGLALMSTFEITRGTLTKVQYAIGVVTLSTMGLFFGFLLTALQAWLTTTPIRVVRVALKRVEQGDLQANLVVFDGTEIGELQRGFNSMVTGLRERERVRDLFGRHVGRDVAAAAERERPQLGGEERHVAVVFVDIVGSTHLVTSQPPKDVVILLNQFFAIAVDEVDRHHGLVNKFQGDAALAIFGAPNHLECPEDEALAAARAIADRLTKTMSNLEAGIGVAAGPAVAGNVGANERFEYTVIGEPVNEAARLCELAKAQPKRLLASASALDGASENECAHWSFGDTVTLRGYDQPTRLAIPS
- a CDS encoding DNA-3-methyladenine glycosylase 2 family protein, with protein sequence MHEDFERCYRAVQAKDARFDGWFVTAVLTTGIYCRPSCPVRPPFARNVRFLPTAAAAQREGFRACKRCRPDASPGSPEWNVRGDVVARAMRLIADGTVDREGVAGLAAHLGYTTRQLERLLQSEVGAGPLALARAQRMQTARVLIETTDLPFGDVAFAAGFSSIRQFNDTVRLMSDSTPTELRRRAATRFGSSKPTGTSPGTVSLRLAVRTPFAYEGVFGHLAATAVPGCEAVRDGAFRRTLRLPSGNGLVSLTPAPDHVRCLLVLDDFRDLATATARCRRLLDLDADPEAIVEALGADPDLSAVVAKAPGQRIPRTVDEAELAVRAVLGQQVSTKAARTHAGKLVAAYGSPVHDADGTLTHTFPSVEQLAEVDPLHLAVPTARQRTLKALIAGLADGSVRVDAGCDWGRARTQLLELPGVGPWTAEVIAMRGLGDPDAFPASDLGLRLAATQLGLPRQPGRLTKHSVRWRPWRSYATQHLWTTLEHPVNQWPPKEPLKEMT
- a CDS encoding methylated-DNA--[protein]-cysteine S-methyltransferase, translating into MIRYCTIDSPIGPLTLAGRGSTLTNLRMVDQTYEPDRTDWTLDHTAFADAADQLNAYFSGELQEFDIELDLQGTEFQQRVWKALLTIPYGETRSYGDIADQIGSPGAARAVGLANGHNPISIIVPCHRVIGASGKLTGYGGGLDRKHALLELEKHRGSINLTLFG